In Perca fluviatilis chromosome 11, GENO_Pfluv_1.0, whole genome shotgun sequence, the following proteins share a genomic window:
- the LOC120567754 gene encoding high choriolytic enzyme 1-like: protein MTPSANLLLLLLLGLSQALPLQEPGGEDEEKAPDTVDISTRILTSNKGSDEILLEGDLLVPSTRNALICPNQKCFWKKNSSGLVTVPYTVSSEFTSSEKQLIVSALQGFHRTTCIRFVPRNNETDYISVENKSGCFSSLGKVGGSQVLSLQRYGCVYYGIIQHEFNHALGFRHEHTRSDRDNYVTINWANIDPQEAYNFDKQVTNNLNTPYDYTSIMHYGRTTFSINGQDTITPIPDPKVQIGQSQGLSSWDIVRINKLYSC from the coding sequence GCCTCTCTCAGGCACTTCCTCTCCAGGAGCCAGGAGGCGAAGACGAAGAAAAAGCCCCGGACACCGTCGACATCTCCACCAGGATTCTGACCTCCAACAAGGGCAGCGATGAGATCCTGCTGGAAGGAGACCTGCTGGTTCCCAGTACCAGAAACGCCCTCATATGCCCTAACCAGAAGTGCTTCTGGAAGAAAAACTCCAGTGGCCTGGTGACGGTCCCCTACACCGTGAGCAGTGAGTTCACCAGCTCAGAGAAGCAGCTGATTGTCAGCGCCTTGCAGGGCTTCCACAGGACAACCTGTATCCGCTTCGTGCCCCGTAACAATGAGACCGACTACATCAGCGTGGAGAACAAATCAGGATGTTTCTCCAGTCTGGGCAAAGTGGGAGGCAGTCAGGTTCTCTCTCTGCAGAGGTATGGCTGCGTCTACTACGGCATCATCCAGCACGAGTTCAACCACGCTCTGGGCTTCCGGCACGAACACACCAGGAGCGATCGCGACAACTATGTCACGATCAATTGGGCCAACATCGACCCTCAGGAGGCCTACAACTTCGACAAGCAGGTCACCAACAACCTGAACACTCCCTACGACTACACCTCCATCATGCACTATGGAAGAACAACCTTCTCCATCAACGGGCAGGACACCATCACCCCCATCCCCGACCCTAAAGTCCAGATCGGCCAGAGTCAGGGCTTGTCCTCCTGGGACATCGTAAGGATCAATAAGCTCTACAGCTGCTAA